From one Formosa sediminum genomic stretch:
- a CDS encoding endonuclease has protein sequence MKHFYISFLLLFTTLLGYAQLTPPDDLQAYYNTVNFTKTGLELKADLSAVTTAKHVKYLSYTPEVWEALKVTDLDPTNSDNVLLVYGYDDTDGSTSTDRSRSKNNNGGSTGQWNREHIYPKSLGTPNLGESGPGSDALMLRPSDIARNSDRGNLKFADGTGTSFQTTDGWYPGDEWKGDCARIIMYMYIRYGEQCLPSNVGFGSSANTPDEMIDLFLEWNVEDPVSDFEKQRNAYHGDTSNTYAQGNRNPFIDNPYLATAIWGGDAAQNLWDGNTAEEDTEAPTMPTDLAYSDVTETSATLTWTAATDNVAVASYNIFMDGTFLTKAYTNSITISDLTAETTYAFSVSTEDAAGNTSATTAAITLTTSEAIVYEYCTSESFENITGNINTYYDEVSWTGDNGLEWTATDARIDQTIDNSKAICVRDGVLSATETSGGIRALTVTTLRVFSGGSGTFDLVVNGTVVGQIPYSEYEETTTIENINIAGDVTIVFNNKATSSDRVVIDNLAWTCYENTNSDYCTEESFTNLTSTQDINDSQYADRTWTGDNGLEWSATGARIDLSNNSSKVITIRNGVLTAPETSGGIGSLTVTTLRTFSGGSGTFDLVVNGSVVGQIPYGEEELTTTLEDINVSGTVAVVLNNISSTSDRVMIDDLKWTCYDAALSIEEDTLSNIKVYPNPMNSTLNIALPNGNATQISIYNMLGKRVISKTIQANTSIDTKNLQSGVYILRMTQDNATITKKLIKN, from the coding sequence ATGAAACACTTTTACATTTCGTTTTTATTACTTTTTACAACATTATTGGGCTATGCTCAATTAACACCTCCTGATGATTTACAAGCGTATTATAATACGGTTAACTTTACTAAAACAGGATTAGAACTTAAAGCAGATTTAAGTGCTGTAACGACTGCAAAACACGTTAAATATTTATCGTATACTCCAGAAGTTTGGGAAGCACTAAAAGTTACAGATTTAGATCCTACAAATTCAGACAATGTCCTTTTAGTATATGGCTACGATGATACTGATGGTAGCACCTCTACAGACAGAAGTAGATCTAAAAACAATAATGGAGGAAGTACTGGGCAATGGAATCGTGAACACATCTATCCAAAATCTTTAGGAACTCCTAATTTAGGAGAATCTGGTCCTGGCTCTGATGCTTTAATGTTACGCCCTAGCGATATTGCAAGAAATTCTGACCGCGGAAACTTAAAGTTTGCAGATGGAACAGGAACCTCTTTTCAAACTACAGATGGATGGTATCCAGGAGACGAATGGAAAGGTGATTGTGCACGTATTATTATGTATATGTATATAAGATACGGCGAACAATGTTTACCATCAAACGTTGGTTTTGGTAGTTCTGCAAATACTCCAGACGAGATGATTGATTTATTCTTAGAATGGAACGTAGAAGATCCAGTATCTGATTTTGAAAAACAAAGAAACGCATACCACGGAGACACAAGTAATACATATGCCCAAGGAAACAGAAATCCTTTTATAGACAATCCTTATTTAGCTACTGCTATCTGGGGAGGAGATGCTGCACAAAATTTATGGGATGGAAACACTGCTGAAGAAGATACTGAAGCACCAACAATGCCTACAGATTTAGCATATAGCGATGTTACTGAAACTAGCGCTACATTAACATGGACTGCCGCTACAGACAATGTGGCCGTAGCTTCTTACAATATCTTTATGGATGGTACATTCTTAACTAAAGCTTATACCAATTCAATTACTATTTCTGATTTAACAGCAGAAACTACTTATGCGTTTTCTGTTTCTACAGAAGATGCAGCAGGAAACACATCTGCTACTACTGCAGCAATAACATTAACGACTTCTGAAGCTATTGTTTATGAATACTGTACTTCTGAAAGTTTTGAAAATATAACCGGTAATATTAATACTTACTACGATGAAGTATCGTGGACTGGAGATAATGGATTAGAATGGACAGCTACAGATGCACGTATAGATCAAACCATAGATAACTCTAAAGCAATATGTGTTAGAGATGGTGTATTATCTGCAACAGAAACTTCTGGTGGTATTAGAGCCTTAACTGTTACAACTTTACGTGTGTTTAGTGGTGGATCTGGAACATTCGATTTAGTTGTTAATGGTACTGTTGTTGGACAAATTCCATATTCTGAATATGAAGAAACAACCACTATTGAAAATATTAATATTGCAGGCGATGTTACTATTGTGTTTAATAACAAAGCTACAAGTTCAGACCGCGTTGTAATAGATAATCTTGCTTGGACATGTTACGAAAACACAAACTCTGATTACTGTACAGAAGAATCATTTACAAATCTAACGTCTACTCAAGATATAAATGACAGTCAATATGCAGATAGAACATGGACCGGAGATAATGGTTTAGAATGGTCTGCAACAGGAGCAAGAATAGATTTAAGCAACAACTCAAGTAAAGTTATCACGATTAGAAACGGTGTTTTAACAGCACCAGAAACTTCTGGTGGTATTGGTTCATTAACCGTAACAACTCTACGTACTTTTAGTGGTGGTTCTGGAACATTTGATTTGGTTGTTAATGGTAGCGTAGTAGGACAAATTCCTTATGGCGAAGAAGAATTAACTACTACTTTAGAAGACATTAATGTTTCTGGTACAGTAGCTGTTGTTTTAAACAATATATCGTCTACTTCAGATCGCGTCATGATTGATGATTTAAAATGGACTTGCTACGATGCTGCTTTAAGTATTGAAGAAGATACCTTATCAAACATTAAAGTATATCCTAACCCAATGAATTCTACTTTAAACATAGCTTTACCAAATGGTAACGCTACCCAAATTAGCATCTACAATATGTTAGGAAAACGTGTTATTTCTAAAACCATACAGGCTAACACTAGTATTGATACTAAAAACTTACAATCGGGTGTTTATATTTTAAGAATGACACAAGACAACGCAACAATTACTAAGAAGTTAATTAAAAACTAA